The genomic interval TGATTTCAAATCCCATTTAATTCATAGATTATCTAAGCACGCATATTAAACATttagttgttttaataaatggtGGATATTGATCCTCTAATGTATTTTATCCCTTCAGAGTTTAACTGCCAAGTATATCAAGTATCTCTGCAGTGTTAGTTTGACCACTTTAGGTCTGCTTTAGCTCTCTTCCAGTAACACAGGCCATAAAGCTCAGTGGTACAGAGTGTGGTTAAACTTAGGGttgaaaagacaaaacacaacTGTTCAGTAGCTGCAGTGGCGTATTCGCCTTTTATGGCATTTCAGCTTATAtacctctgtgtttgtttgtgattaGGTCATTTTTAAGTGGCTGGTTTAAAGTACGAATGCACCCAGTattgaaaactatttttttaCCTTGCCTATCACATATTAAGACTCAAATAGAAATGGATGTCATGATGTTTTTGGTATTTCCTGTTTTTTCTCACACTGATCACAGCCCCCTATTTTAAGAAGCAGCTACTCATCTTATGAGGTGAATGTGATTGGGCTCTGAAGAAAGAGGTGGGGTTAGTGAGGAAAGCGTCACTTACTGTTTTGTGACTGGTAGTAATGAGCAAGTCAATGTGGAGAAACGATCTTTCCACGCCTCTcattatcagttcatctgggtGAAAAGACAATTACCTGCCCCTCGGATAGATATTCAAAATATGTCAATAAATATGTCAATAAAAACCACTTGAAAGCATTGCATACTTAAAAAGTGGTCTTTTTTGTTTGCATATCTGGACAcatggaaatgtaaaaaaaaaaagaaatctaccccgaatttaacaaatgacactaaaGGATTCTTTGaaatcatttattcataaaaaatcaacagaaatacaattttataATGCAGAGAAAGTAAGTAAACCCCTAGattcaatagctggtgttgccccctttggctgaaatagcTTCATGTATCCATTTAATGTAACTGTTTCTCAGTCCTTTACATTAACTGGGAGGAATCTCtactttacagtactgcttcaactgtgtaATGCTGGAGGGCGTCTTTGTATGAACGGCTCACTTCAGGTCCCCAAACAGAATTTCGATTTGATTGAGATTTGGGTTTTGACTCATCTGTAATCatatatttcttctttttgagacaTTCTTTTGTAGCTTCCCACTCATGCAAAACATGAGGATTTCTCAACTTATATTTACAGTAGGGCAAAAACGTAttcagtcagccaccaattgtgcaaggcctgtaattttcatcataggtacccttcaactatgagagacagaatgagaaagaaaatccagaaaatcaaattgtagcatctattatgaatttattggtaaattatggtggaaaataagtatttggtcaataacaaaaattcatctcaatactttgttatataccctttgttggcaatgacagaggtcaaacgttttctgtaagtcttcacatggttttcacacactgttgctggtattttggcccattcctccatgcagatctcctctagagcagtgatgtttatgggctgtcgctgggcaacacagactttcaactccctccaaagattttctatggggttgagatctggtgacttgctagaccattccaggaccttgaaatgcttcttacgaagccactccttcattgcctgggtggtgtgtttgggatcattgtcatgctgaaagacccagccacgtttcatcttcaatgcccttgctgatagaaggaggttttcactcaaaatctcacgatacatggccctattcattctttcctttacacgaatcagtcgtcctggtacagttgcagaaaaacagccccaaagcatgatgtttccacccccatgcttcacagtaggtatggtgttcattggatgcaactcagcattctttctcctccaaacacgatgagttgagtttttccaaaaagttatattttggtttcatctgaccatatgacattctcccaatcctcttctggatcatccaaatgctctctcgcaaacctcagacgggcctggacatgtattTGCTTCagcagggggacatgtctggcactgcaggatttgagtccctggcggcgtagtgtgttactttggtaccagctctctgcaggtcattcactaggtccccccgtgtggttctgggattttttctCACCTTTCTTGTAATAAGTTttaccccacggggtgagatcttgcgtggagccctggatcgagggagattatcagtggtcttgtatgtcttccattttcttataattgctcccaaaGTTGATTGAttttttatactgataacaagttcaaacagttgccattaatacaggtaacaagtggaggacagaggagcctcttaaagaagaagttacaggtctgtgagagccagaaatcttgctttaCCAAGGAATtcaccaataaattcataaaaaatcctacaatgtgattttctggattttcttttctcattttgtctctcacagttgaagtgtacctatggtgAAAATTActggcctctctcatctttttaagtgggagaacttgcaaaattggtggctgactaaatacttttttgccccactgtatctgtTAGATGTAAGTGCTAAATCAGACGAGTCAagccggttccacggagggcagagtgtctgcagaattttgctctcaccttgtagttgattgattaattaggtcactaattggttagtttctacccttgcctggttgtttaggtctgaactgggaaccaattaataggaaaaaccaaaaacctgcagacacttggccctccgtggaaccggtatGACACCCCTGtgctaaatgcatattaccaactataaatgtgtttcatgtatttaagacatattgaaacacttttgaaaacggaaaaatacagtggatataaaaagtctacacaccccagttaaaataaagtgttcttatgatgtaaaagaatgagacaaaaataaataatgtcagaactttttccacctttaatgtgacctataatgtgaacaattcaattgaaaaacaaactgaaatctttgaggatattttaaaataaaaaatcacaataacctggttgtataagtgtgcacacctttaaactaatacttggttgaagcaacttttgattttattacagcactcagtctttttgggtaggagtctcttagcatggcacatcttgacgtgtcaatatttgcccactcttctttacaaaagcgctccaaatctgtcagatttcaaggacatctcctgtgcacagccctcttcagatcaccccacagatgttcaattggattcagctctgggctctggctgggccattacaAAACGTACATTTTCTtcaggtgaagccatgcttttgtgggtttggatgtgtgctttgggtctttgtcgTGCAAAAAttccttcatcttcatcttcagctttctaacagacgcctgaagttTTTGTGCCAATATTGCCTtgcatttggaactgttcattattccttccaccctgactaatgccctggttccagctgaagaaaaacagccccaatgcatgatgctgccaccaccatgcttcactgtgggtatggtgttctttgggtgatgtggagTGTTGGTTTTTGCGCCAAtcataccttttggaataatggccaaaatgttcaaccttggtttaatcagaccgtaacacattttcccaagtgcttttgggagacttgatgtttgtttttacaaacttcagccgggcttggatgtttttctttgtcttgccaccctacctcatagctcattcatatgaagaatatgagtagtaaatgtagggtataatgtgtcagatttatggccctggagggtgggacttccatATTTACTTATTAAGgagtaaagacagagacaaaatttgaTTGCACAATTTAAtcgtttatttgcaaatagagagacgcgtcaaacacttacaaacataatcatccgaggttctacatgtttttgagtttgtttgatgggtctgTTGACCCCACAGTACACATGTGTCGAGGCTGAGGCTAgcggtcgtgagttacataagggggctggttcatcgttagatgattgtgtgtcattcacagatattgttcgtgTTTGAGGAAATGACAAGGTGtcaaattgttgtctttcatcgaacacgggatggtcaccaagtttcaaaacagcgaggacacccaccctagaacggtttttatgtatttacacaataaccatttctatggcatcatgaatctgaaggttatacgagaatgcagcacatATTACTCGGAAGGGACAGCATACGCCCATACTAACCCAAACCTGTAGATACAAacactacattttattttgtgtggaaaacaatctcgcgttgatccccgttgtacaatttcaaaagacgccgttacaaatgttttaattacctgaaataacacatCCTGAACTGTCAACGATTCACCGTTTTTCTTGCAAATATATACGCAACCTTCCAGGtaactttgtaatgttttgctatataatgcaacttaaaagttaatcctgacttaaaacaacaatttgtattgcaaaactcaccattgctcttacatacacatgtaccaaaatccttgtttttatttttaacaatattttaaaccaaaACCGTGACAAAATGCACTTatgcgtaatgtgtggttggcccaggCCATGTCTGATCCTTCGAagtaatagcattgctcattgCGATATTTGTTGGACTACTAACCGTGAAACATGGGATGATTTTCAACCCGCATATAGTACAGTTTGtacatcatacaggaagtcccaccctaatacacgtcatacaggaagtcccatcctacaaaccggatgttcgcccacctgtcacatcaatctggaagtcccgccctccattctgacacattataccctacatttactactgatGATTCAATTCACTTTATACTGGATAATTCAAAATGTTGAAGTTTCGGGTCTGATGGTAAATTTTTTGCTTACAATGAGCTgtcttcttctgatttcttatcttgatggtcccagataaagaacaaaacaacaatttgtttgataaaataGGTTTTTATAATCGAAAACGATTTATGTTCAATACAGTGTTGTAGTATGAAATCCAACTCGGaacaaaactattcatgatattcaaaacccttataggttttaacacagcataattggtatttctgaaaagaagagagtctctagcatttaaccagacacAGTTTATCCTTCTACGTGGCCTCTATGCTTCGCACGACATCAACAAAGACATTCTGTCTGGCACCAATTACACACAAGCTTATGTATTTAGTAGCATGTACCTTTCTCAAATGATGACCAGTGGATTTGAAACTTGCTAGGTTGAGAGCAAACTAGCCACACTTTACGGCAATTGTTGAACGATCACCGTCAGACACAGGACACATGGACAGTGCGCACCACCCCAACcaatcttcaaccaaacttgactattgcgCAAGACGCATAGCTGTCGCTGCTCACAAATCTATACTCGGCATTTAAGTATAAATGGTGAATCCTAAGTTGAAAAGCAAAataggagaccaatttggactacatttttggaagaaatcatggAATGTGtgtcaagcaacttggtgagtacaataagattgattacccaagacatacaatatattagcattagcatattaggcAATGCTAGGCTatgtcatatagtttctgagcgtcttactgccaattgggtcaTGTCATTATAGTAGagttcagttcataatgtccttatatgtgaccaattatttttgtgatttggctatgacatgttgatgcctattcatccccatatttaTCCCTGAACccccaacagtgattcaggaggtccccCTGACTCTTGACCCCCACTGTGACGTTATCATCttgctggccatttcagagcttTCCCAGAAGTCGATAAGTCTCCGCATTCTTTTTCatattcccttctactcttaccctttctactcctgccaactgtttgcaTAGTTTCTATGTGTGCAAAGATCCtgatcctgctgacatctagtggatcaAGTGGAAAATTCCTCCAGATtcctaatccatgtttggccttccccactgcaattcaaacatgatgaggaattgagttttatcttctgccaaatgtattgtgttattcattcctgcattaatttataattgctacaaactacagagtgtctcctttcaaatggtaccaaaaatatgtttctaccatattcaggtcatgagctacaagcatttagatttgggtacatcataTTAGGCTGAAATAGACTTTTTTTGCCCCTGAACTAACAGGTTTTAAACAAACTGGCATCCTCATTTCATAACCTTTAAGAGAGTTTTAACAACAACATCAATAACTTTATGGGTACTACATTTTCATGAGGGGAGAGGTGAGCTTTAACTTGACCATCTCCAAGACTGAGCCAGGGGACTCACTTTTTCACATTTGTAGTGCTTTGTGCTTCAATTCAATTACATTACAGTCTACAAACGTTCTTTTCTACATTGTGGCACtaatatgttttaatagaaTCATTGATAGAAATGAATCTCCATGATGTTATGCAGATCACCCTCTTTTGAGGTTCAAAGTCTAACAGCGTGTCTGTACTTCAGCAACTTGCGTCTGAATCAGTCCATCATGACAAGGGCAAAGTGGCACATTGAGTTAATACAAAGTGTATTTGTGATATACGATGGTTTTTCAATGAGTCACACGAACAGAACACCGCAGCATTAAATTATTTGTACATACCTGATTGCGACTAACTTGGGGGAAAAAAGACAAGTCTAAAGTGGGGCCATATCCAGATTTCTCGGTACGATTTCTCGGTTCTTGGTGCTTTAACATCACAAATTTTATTGGCAGAGTTAAACCACTAGGGGCAAAATAATTACCAGTTTCTACCTCTAGAAAAACATAAATTGTGCATCTCTTTTGCAACACAGTCAAGAATGTGTTTTACTATAACTAAGCTTGATTTGTGCTTGAACTTTGTTATACCGACATATAGTTACATTGTACACCCCTTGTGTATCTCCTGGACGGCATATGTTCATTTGCCAGAATTCTCAGCAACTGACAGAAATAATAACACTGATTTTACACTGCTTTAAGATAAATGGCATGTCTTTTTAATAGATGTTTAGAGATAAAAACACCACAGATTAATCGAAAAAAGGAGCATCTTTATATAAGGCAGTAATTTATCTAGACCTCACTTCCTCTTGAAACAAATAGTGGAGCCCACCCAAAACTCGTGCGTTCTTTGGGGcttgcacaaaaacatttaagctGATTCTGTCACTCTCTTGCACACTTTCTCTCTTGACCCTCATCTCAGTTGTTCTGTCACACCAGAGAAGACGTTGAAGAATGTTCAGATTGTGTTTAATCCTGGTTCTGCTTAATAACACCTGTAAGTTGATTTAATAATCTGATCTACGTTATGATAGTTTGCCTGTTTAAGTGCTATGTGTCATTTTTCAGACACCTTAACAAGGTTTATTGTTGGGACCCCAAATACAGTGCAACCTGGATTTATCCATGGTCTTGttcttctctctccattccaGTTAAGGCACAGAGCGATGACATCGGTCATTCAATTTCTTTTCAGTATGCTCAGCTTGGAGATAACGTGACTCTGAAATGCTTTTATCCAGACATCATTTCTCATGTTTCATGGTACAAACAAACTGCAGGACAGAAGCCTCAACCTATATCAACTATTTACAGATATAATGATGAAGCAAAATTTCACAATGATTTCAAGGACAACCCTCGGTTTACAGTTCCTGGTGGGAAAGGTGTGTTCCACCTCAGGATCTCAAAATTCCAGCCGTCTGATTCAGCCATGTATTACTGTGGGGCAAAGAGGGGCAATTTCATTGAGTTTTCGGTTGGAATATTTCTCATTCTAAAAGGTAATAAACAACTTTTATTCaatattgaaaaatatgtttgtttgacatatctttttatatattctAAAGTGTCAGTcatttacaattgtttttaCTCCTTTTTGTGTCAGGATCCAGCAAGACTGTTGTACAGCAACCTGTTTCTGAGTCAGTTCTGCCAGGAGACTCTGTGACTCTGAACTGTACAATAAACACTGGGACCTGTGAAGGAGAACACAGTGTCTATTGGTTCAGACATGACTCAAGAGAATCTCCTCCAGGAATTATTTATACCAATGGAGACAGGAGTGGTCAGTGTATGAAGAGCCCTGAGTCTGGGTCTCctacacagagctgtgtctacAACCTCCCCAAGAGCAACCTCAGCCTCTCTGATACTGGGACTTACTACTGTGCTGTGGCCTCATGTGGAGAGATACTGTTTGGGAATGGGACCAAGCTGGATGTTGGAGGTATGTTATACTTATAACttaattaaatgtgttattataaCTATAAACAGAGAAATATAGATTACAAGCGAGGCGTTGTCCATTCATCTTTGGTTTATCAAGTGTGAATGCCAGATCAGGCTAACAGGTGGTAAATCATTATACCTTTGACTTTAAATCTATAAtagacattattattatatgctttttacatttatgtttttttcttaaattacaatattattgTGATTCGGTGGTCCCTGGCACTGCAAGTGCCACACTTTTCCCACTGAGTTATTGAGAACCACTCTCAATGTCTCATTTCTCAATGTCTCATTTCTCAATGTCTCATTTCTCAATGTCTCATTTCTCAGTGTGTCAATTCTAGTGTCTTATAGCTCAGGGTTTCCAACTATAATTATTTCAGTGTTTCATTGCTTCAGCGTCTTATTACTCAATATGGCAGCGTCTTAGCCTCCCagtgtttcattgtttttgtgtctCCGTTTATTTTTGCTCAGTGTCTCAGTCTCTTAGTGTCTCCCTGTTTGATTCCCCACTAAAGGGTGTAAGGGGGACCATCTTGTATTGTTGTACTGCCTGAAAACAGCGCTGGTTCTGTGTGTCGTCCTCATCGTTGTTCTTACTTGTGTTCTTTACAAGATCAGCAATTCCAGTGGTAAGTATTGTTGTCATGTAAGATACAGTCTGTTACTAAAGTTAAAGTATTTGACCTATTTCAGTGAGAATTggtctcattgttttacaatgATGATAATTGTTATTATTGATTGTTCATATGCTTGTCTAGAAGGGATGCACCCTCAACCAAGTGATCCAGCAGACCCCAGTCATAATCAGGTACACAGACATAACTCCTGTtcttacttttacattttagttatttaccAGGATCGGGTCAAATTAGTTTCTAGCTAAAGAAACTAATTACAAATAAGCTATGCCTGCTGGcaaatattaaatacaattttaaaataacCATTTACTGCTATGTATTGTTCAGTAATGTTCCGTGTAATTCTAAATACTGGGATATCAATTCTGCTTTTCTCCTCAGGAACAGGAGGTCGACACACTCCATTATGCTGCTCTGAATGTTGTCCACAAGCCGAAGGCTGGAAGACTGCAGAGTGCAATAGAGGGAGACACTGTATACTCTAGAGTAATATTCCAAAACATGAAATGAGGTGAGTTGCGTTTCTCATTTCCAAaatttttcaatttaaatataaaacaaataacacattcacaaaacaatttaaatgtactCTTGGATTCACATGCATTTTCACTGGTGATCTTCCATTTGCAGAGATATTACATGGATTTGAGCTACGTTCATCCTGATAACTGTTCACATGATGTATATTTCAGTTTCATCAGAACTTTCGTCCTTTGGCTGTATACTGAatgacagtgttgtttttatggCCCTAAATAGATTTTCCACTAACATAGACTAACCACCAGCAATGCAGGTCCTCAccacatactgtgttcacaccTCAGTGCATTAAACCACCAGACCAGTTCATGTCTCTTAAGACAATGTCCTGTCACTAACACTTTCAACACAATGTCCTGTCACTAAGACTTTCAACACAATGTCCTGTCACTAACACTTTCAACACAATGTCCTGTCACTAACACTTTCAACACAATGTCCTGTCACTAACACTTTCAACACAATGTCCTGTCACTAAGACTTTCAACACAATGTCCTGTCACTAACACTTTCAACACAATGTCCTGTCACTGACACTTTCAACACAATGTCCTGTCACAAAAACTCTCAACATAACCATGTCAATTAGACTCTCAACACAACTTTCAGTCAGACAAGAACAAACTAAACAAAcactgagtaaaaaaaaaaatgtatgttgcttaaaaccaaatttaaagaatgtacattttcaatacacTATTGACCAATGTGAATAAAGTACTGAGTCATGTAAGATAGAGTCAGTTACGGCTACAGTTAAAGCATTTGACCTATTTCAGTGAGAATTggtctcattgttttacaatgatgatgattgttaatattGATTCTTCATGTACTTGTCTAAAAGGGATGCACCCTCAACCAAGTGGTCCAGCAGACCCCAGTCATAATCAGGTACACAGACATAACTCCTGttcttacatttacattttagttattgaCCAGGATTGGGTTGATTTCGTTTCTGGCCAAAGACTTACAAATAAGCATACCTGCTGgcaaatattaaatgaaaatgttaaaatatgcattttctttcttgtATTGTTCAGTGTACTTCTGGGATATCAATTGAATATGAATTTCTCCTCAGGATCAACATATGGACAGTCTCCATTACGCTGCTCTGAATGTTGTCCACAAGCAGAAGGCCAGTAGACAGAAGAGTGCcatagagagagacactgtATACTCTGGAGTGAAATGAAGAAACATGAACTCAACTGAGTTGTGGTATCATGAATGCTAAAACGTTTAATTTAGAtataacatgaataaaacattcacaATCTAATTTACAAGTACTCTTGTATTCACTGATATTCTTCCATTTTCACTGATATTCTTCCATTTGCAGAGATATTGCATGGATTACAGCAAAATTCATCCTGATAACTTTTTACATGGTGTACTTGATTGACAATGTCAGAATTTCTTCCTTTGGCTGTATACTGTATAGCAGCATTGTTCTGTTGCCCTAAATAGATTTTCCACTAACATAAACTAACCACCATCAATGCAGTCAGTCCTCACCACATGCTGTGTTCACACCTCAGTGCATTAAACCACCAGACCAGTTAACTAAGACTCAACACAATGTCCTGTCACTAACACTTTCAACACAATGTCCTGTCCTTAAC from Esox lucius isolate fEsoLuc1 chromosome 24, fEsoLuc1.pri, whole genome shotgun sequence carries:
- the LOC114830295 gene encoding uncharacterized protein LOC114830295 isoform X2, with amino-acid sequence MFRLCLILVLLNNTFKAQSDDIGHSISFQYAQLGDNVTLKCFYPDIISHVSWYKQTAGQKPQPISTIYRYNDEAKFHNDFKDNPRFTVPGGKGVFHLRISKFQPSDSAMYYCGAKRGNFIEFSVGIFLILKGSSKTVVQQPVSESVLPGDSVTLNCTINTGTCEGEHSVYWFRHDSRESPPGIIYTNGDRSGQCMKSPESGSPTQSCVYNLPKSNLSLSDTGTYYCAVASCGEILFGNGTKLDVGGMHPQPSDPADPSHNQDQHMDSLHYAALNVVHKQKASRQKSAIERDTVYSGVK
- the LOC114830295 gene encoding uncharacterized protein LOC114830295 isoform X1 — translated: MFRLCLILVLLNNTFKAQSDDIGHSISFQYAQLGDNVTLKCFYPDIISHVSWYKQTAGQKPQPISTIYRYNDEAKFHNDFKDNPRFTVPGGKGVFHLRISKFQPSDSAMYYCGAKRGNFIEFSVGIFLILKGSSKTVVQQPVSESVLPGDSVTLNCTINTGTCEGEHSVYWFRHDSRESPPGIIYTNGDRSGQCMKSPESGSPTQSCVYNLPKSNLSLSDTGTYYCAVASCGEILFGNGTKLDVGGCKGDHLVLLYCLKTALVLCVVLIVVLTCVLYKISNSSGMHPQPSDPADPSHNQDQHMDSLHYAALNVVHKQKASRQKSAIERDTVYSGVK